Proteins encoded by one window of Synechococcus sp. MVIR-18-1:
- a CDS encoding ferredoxin:protochlorophyllide reductase (ATP-dependent) subunit N translates to MSVNLLKETGPREVFCGLTSIVWLHRRMPDAFFLVVGSRTCAHLIQSAAGVMIFAEPRFGTAILSERDLAGLADAQDELDRVARELLERRPEIRTLFLVGSCPSEVIKLDLARAAERLNDELRGRVQVVNYSGSGIETTFTQGEDGALSALVPLLPSTDQRQLLMVGTLADAVEDRLIHLFGRIGIDSVCSLPPRQSTELPAVGPGTTVLLTQPYLTTTARLLRDRGARVLTAPFPLGAEGSRSWMEAAAKDFQINADQVASVLDPLVARAQSALAPHRDILNGKRIFLLPESQLELPLARFLQRECGMELVEVGTPYLNREQMAEELALLPEGTTVMEGQHVEKQLDRVRATQPDLVVCGMGLANPLEAEGIATKWSIELVFSPIHGIDQAGELAELFSRPLRRRELIRQALNPPSSAPIDSDPVHA, encoded by the coding sequence ATGAGCGTGAATCTGCTCAAGGAAACAGGACCACGGGAGGTGTTCTGTGGTCTGACCTCGATCGTCTGGCTGCACCGAAGGATGCCTGATGCATTTTTCTTGGTGGTGGGCTCACGCACCTGCGCCCATTTGATTCAAAGCGCTGCTGGCGTGATGATTTTCGCTGAGCCTCGCTTTGGAACAGCGATCCTGAGCGAACGCGACCTTGCAGGCCTCGCCGATGCTCAAGACGAACTGGATCGCGTCGCTCGTGAGCTGCTGGAGCGAAGGCCCGAGATCCGCACCTTGTTTTTGGTTGGTTCATGCCCCAGCGAAGTGATCAAGCTGGATTTGGCGCGGGCAGCAGAACGGCTCAACGATGAGTTGAGAGGCCGAGTGCAGGTCGTGAATTATTCGGGAAGCGGCATTGAAACAACGTTTACCCAAGGAGAAGACGGAGCACTTTCAGCCTTAGTTCCCCTCCTGCCCTCGACAGATCAACGCCAGCTGTTGATGGTCGGAACGCTCGCCGATGCCGTCGAAGATCGCCTCATTCACCTCTTTGGTCGAATTGGCATCGACTCGGTTTGCAGCTTGCCCCCACGCCAGTCCACCGAACTGCCCGCTGTTGGACCAGGGACAACGGTCTTGTTGACGCAGCCTTACCTCACGACAACAGCGCGCTTGTTGCGCGATCGTGGTGCTCGCGTCCTGACAGCTCCCTTCCCTTTGGGCGCGGAAGGAAGCCGCAGCTGGATGGAAGCCGCAGCGAAAGACTTCCAAATCAACGCTGACCAAGTCGCCTCCGTGCTCGATCCTCTGGTAGCTCGAGCCCAAAGCGCTCTTGCTCCGCATCGAGACATCCTTAACGGCAAACGAATTTTTCTGCTGCCGGAATCTCAACTCGAACTTCCGCTCGCTCGTTTCTTGCAAAGAGAGTGCGGCATGGAACTAGTGGAAGTAGGGACTCCCTACTTGAACCGCGAGCAGATGGCTGAGGAGCTCGCGCTTCTCCCTGAGGGCACCACTGTCATGGAGGGACAGCACGTCGAGAAACAACTGGATCGCGTCCGTGCCACTCAACCCGATCTCGTGGTTTGCGGCATGGGGCTTGCCAATCCGCTCGAAGCGGAGGGAATCGCCACAAAGTGGTCGATTGAATTGGTCTTTAGTCCCATTCATGGCATCGATCAGGCCGGAGAACTGGCCGAGTTGTTCTCCCGCCCGCTCAGACGACGCGAACTCATTCGCCAAGCGCTGAACCCGCCCAGTAGCGCCCCTATCGACTCTGACCCTGTTCACGCTTAA
- a CDS encoding ferredoxin:protochlorophyllide reductase (ATP-dependent) subunit B: protein MQLTLWTYEGPPHVGAMRIAASMEGVHYVLHAPQGDTYADLLFTMIERRDQRPPVTYTTFQARDLGGDTAELVKRHVREAVDRFQPDALLVGESCTAELIQDQAGALANSMGLSMPVVNLELPAYSKKENWGAAETFYQLIRTLLKDQAPAELTHDPKAWQQQGRRPRVNLLGPSLLGFRCRDDVLEIQRLLSMHGIDVGVVAPLGATVADVLRLPEADLNVCLYPEVGESSCAWLERSFGIPFTSTVPIGIGATQDFLVEVHNLLGMTPPSPQAGIRQSRLPWYSESVDSTYLTGKRVFIFGDGTHALAAARICKDELGFEVVGLGTYSREMARPVRAAAKAMGLEALISDDYLAVEAAMAAAAPELVLGTQMERHSAKRLGLPCAVISTPMHVQDVPARNSPQMGWEGANVIFDSWVHPLMMGLEEHLIGMFRHDFEFVDGHQSHLGHSGGSGAVAETEAAVSTLKDELVWTADGEAELKKIPFFVRGKVRRNTETFAKSNGRNQIDSETLYDAKAHFSA, encoded by the coding sequence ATGCAACTCACCCTCTGGACATACGAAGGACCACCTCACGTCGGTGCCATGCGCATTGCGGCATCAATGGAAGGTGTCCATTACGTGCTGCACGCGCCCCAGGGCGACACCTATGCCGATCTTCTGTTCACGATGATCGAGCGGCGAGATCAACGGCCTCCCGTCACCTACACCACCTTTCAAGCCAGAGATCTCGGCGGTGACACCGCGGAACTGGTCAAGCGCCACGTCAGAGAGGCCGTGGATCGCTTCCAACCCGATGCCCTTCTCGTTGGAGAAAGCTGCACCGCAGAATTAATCCAGGACCAAGCCGGCGCCTTGGCCAACAGCATGGGATTGAGCATGCCGGTCGTGAACCTGGAGCTGCCGGCCTACAGCAAAAAAGAGAATTGGGGTGCAGCAGAAACCTTCTATCAACTGATTCGGACTCTGCTGAAAGATCAGGCTCCTGCTGAACTCACCCATGACCCCAAGGCATGGCAGCAGCAGGGACGTCGTCCCCGCGTGAATCTGCTGGGTCCTTCGCTGCTCGGCTTTCGCTGTCGAGACGATGTCCTCGAGATTCAACGGCTGCTGAGCATGCATGGCATCGACGTGGGAGTGGTCGCTCCGTTGGGAGCCACGGTGGCAGATGTACTTCGCCTTCCAGAAGCCGACCTCAATGTCTGCCTCTACCCAGAGGTCGGGGAATCCAGCTGCGCTTGGCTTGAGCGCAGTTTTGGAATCCCGTTCACCAGCACCGTGCCGATTGGGATCGGCGCAACTCAAGACTTCCTTGTTGAAGTTCACAATTTGCTGGGGATGACACCACCATCCCCCCAGGCGGGGATTCGTCAGTCCAGACTGCCCTGGTACTCGGAATCCGTCGACTCCACCTACCTCACAGGGAAAAGGGTGTTCATTTTTGGAGATGGAACCCATGCCTTGGCAGCAGCACGGATCTGCAAAGACGAGCTTGGCTTTGAAGTGGTTGGCCTCGGCACCTACAGCAGAGAAATGGCTCGACCCGTGCGAGCGGCAGCAAAAGCGATGGGTCTTGAGGCCCTAATCAGTGATGACTACCTCGCTGTTGAGGCAGCGATGGCCGCAGCTGCACCAGAACTGGTGCTTGGCACCCAAATGGAACGGCACAGCGCCAAACGACTGGGCCTCCCCTGTGCAGTGATCAGTACACCGATGCATGTTCAAGACGTGCCTGCCCGCAACAGTCCTCAAATGGGCTGGGAAGGAGCAAACGTGATCTTCGACAGCTGGGTGCACCCGCTGATGATGGGTTTAGAGGAACATCTCATCGGCATGTTCCGGCACGATTTTGAGTTCGTGGATGGGCATCAAAGCCACCTCGGCCATTCGGGAGGCTCTGGAGCTGTTGCAGAAACGGAGGCGGCGGTCAGCACTCTCAAGGACGAGCTTGTCTGGACTGCGGACGGAGAAGCCGAGCTGAAAAAGATTCCCTTCTTCGTTCGGGGAAAAGTACGCCGAAACACCGAAACATTTGCCAAATCCAATGGGCGAAACCAAATCGACAGCGAAACGCTTTATGACGCGAAAGCCCACTTCAGCGCCTAA
- a CDS encoding BMC domain-containing protein has protein sequence MNRFASFDARERRVGGSALVTGTEVHTSASGASCVVTTDSESPRLLRQNSHVQSIELRTYVFLDSLQPQLAAYMGTVSQGFLPIPGDACLWMEVSPGMAVHRVTDIALKASNVRLGQMVVERAFGSMALYHRDQSTVIHSGDVVLEAIGSSIDRRTPADVSWTEVIRAITPDHAVLINRLNRRGSMIEAGMSMFILETEPAGYVLIAANEAEKSSNITLVDVKAVGAFGRLTLAGREGDVEEAAAAAMRAIESINRNCSSR, from the coding sequence ATGAATCGCTTCGCCAGCTTCGATGCCCGGGAGCGGCGAGTAGGCGGAAGCGCTCTCGTCACCGGAACTGAGGTACACACCTCGGCGAGTGGAGCAAGTTGTGTCGTCACGACCGACAGCGAATCCCCACGGTTGTTGAGACAAAACAGCCACGTGCAGTCCATTGAACTGCGCACATATGTCTTTCTAGATTCTCTTCAACCCCAACTCGCTGCCTATATGGGGACGGTGAGTCAGGGCTTTTTACCGATCCCAGGCGATGCCTGTTTATGGATGGAAGTTTCACCAGGGATGGCGGTGCATCGCGTTACTGATATTGCTCTCAAGGCCAGCAATGTTCGTCTTGGGCAGATGGTGGTGGAGCGTGCTTTTGGCTCCATGGCTCTTTATCACCGAGACCAAAGCACCGTGATTCATTCCGGTGATGTGGTTCTAGAGGCGATTGGTAGTTCCATCGACCGACGAACCCCCGCCGATGTCAGTTGGACCGAAGTGATTCGTGCCATCACCCCTGATCATGCCGTCCTCATTAATCGTCTGAACCGCAGGGGCTCGATGATCGAAGCCGGAATGAGCATGTTCATTCTCGAGACAGAGCCTGCTGGATATGTTCTGATTGCTGCGAATGAGGCTGAGAAGTCTTCGAACATCACCCTGGTGGATGTCAAAGCGGTTGGAGCGTTTGGTCGCCTTACGCTTGCGGGGAGAGAAGGTGATGTGGAAGAGGCTGCGGCAGCCGCCATGCGCGCGATTGAATCGATCAATCGAAATTGTTCGTCACGTTGA
- a CDS encoding non-canonical purine NTP pyrophosphatase: MGLTRSPSVLNLTIASGNPHKVAEIEEMLGPLPLNVLRQPAELDVEETGTTYLENALLKASAAAQLTGNWALADDSGLEVDALNGAPGLYTARLAPTDNEKISKLLRSMAEQPYRSARFRSSMVLCSPDGASIESSEGVCWGELLQRPAYSGGGLESLFWLRETRCSYGEMTAAQLSRLGSRGKAARDMAPRLRQQLGIR, encoded by the coding sequence ATGGGACTCACTCGATCCCCTTCAGTGCTCAACCTGACGATTGCCAGTGGCAATCCACACAAAGTTGCTGAAATAGAGGAGATGCTCGGGCCTCTCCCTCTCAATGTGCTGAGACAGCCTGCCGAGCTGGACGTTGAAGAGACAGGTACCACCTATCTCGAAAATGCTCTCCTCAAGGCTTCTGCGGCCGCACAGCTAACGGGAAACTGGGCTCTTGCTGATGATTCTGGATTGGAGGTTGATGCGCTTAATGGGGCGCCTGGCCTCTACACAGCACGACTCGCGCCCACGGATAACGAGAAAATATCCAAGTTGCTTCGATCGATGGCTGAGCAGCCTTATCGCAGTGCTCGATTTCGCAGCTCCATGGTTCTTTGTTCCCCTGACGGGGCGTCGATTGAAAGCTCTGAAGGAGTGTGCTGGGGAGAACTCCTCCAACGCCCTGCCTATTCAGGTGGTGGATTGGAGTCACTGTTCTGGCTGCGCGAAACACGATGCAGCTACGGCGAAATGACGGCAGCCCAACTCAGTCGACTGGGAAGCCGCGGAAAAGCAGCAAGAGACATGGCTCCTCGCCTACGTCAGCAGCTAGGGATTCGTTGA
- a CDS encoding carboxysome shell carbonic anhydrase, with the protein MVRSVPSRGGRPLSPSAPTRRQLQQERAESSVSSEPKQADSNSLSARAASLERRRALTTSGKAAVLAQGTLGAGRVRTSQDSRRSVPQQPGWVRRDQKTSIAMSSSSNRSRSSRPISNRPTSNRPGSKRLHPLTDSVANDHLRAYELEVKGRFERIVPVLQKISALQHHADFIDQAQLLACRELGFDLPKHILERAWVRPLDMRALYAWCVFESHRVFSDCFFQNDPLAASSGSEAAKTFERFLLDCGFHLLDVTPCADGRLAHSIAYALRIPFSSVRRRSHAGAMFDVENTVNRWVKTEHRRYRESIPNAVSQDTRYLKVVTYHFSSLDPSHQGCAAHGSDDKLAASAGYQRLLDFRQAVENSFCCGASVDLLLIGLDTDTDAIRVHPPASDSSTQLDRWVSAQDLYEATSTMSPDQALIQIAEAVESGAPGAMDSGMVSLLSRLLANNISQIDYVSELHGGPYPDAGHAERFIGVGIGFKEVHLRNLTYFAHLDTVEEGAPDLDVGVKIFKGLNVLHDLPIPVVIRFDYSSSVPGARERAISDCQRVDSAIANRYPDLVGDGLIHTCLTIRDRSQTSPAEVVGSTLDPDVQEAH; encoded by the coding sequence ATGGTCCGCTCTGTGCCCTCCCGCGGAGGGCGACCTCTGTCTCCCTCCGCACCTACACGACGTCAGCTGCAACAAGAGAGAGCTGAGTCTTCTGTTTCCTCTGAGCCCAAGCAAGCTGATTCCAATTCGCTTTCAGCCCGTGCTGCCTCCCTTGAAAGACGGAGAGCGCTGACAACATCGGGCAAGGCAGCTGTTTTGGCTCAAGGCACGCTAGGTGCCGGTCGCGTCAGGACAAGCCAAGACAGCAGGCGTTCGGTGCCGCAACAGCCCGGCTGGGTGCGTCGCGATCAAAAGACGTCAATTGCAATGTCGAGCAGTTCGAATCGCTCAAGGTCTAGCCGTCCAATATCCAACCGTCCAACATCCAACCGTCCAGGCTCCAAACGCCTGCATCCTTTAACCGATTCGGTTGCTAATGACCATTTACGGGCTTACGAGCTGGAAGTTAAAGGGCGCTTCGAAAGAATTGTTCCTGTTCTCCAAAAGATTTCAGCGCTTCAACATCACGCTGATTTTATCGATCAGGCACAGCTACTAGCCTGTCGTGAACTTGGTTTTGACCTGCCCAAGCACATTCTTGAGCGTGCTTGGGTACGTCCATTAGATATGAGAGCGCTTTATGCATGGTGCGTTTTTGAGTCGCACCGTGTTTTTAGTGATTGCTTTTTTCAGAACGATCCTCTCGCGGCCTCTTCAGGGAGTGAAGCGGCAAAGACGTTTGAGCGCTTCCTTCTTGATTGCGGTTTCCATCTCCTCGATGTGACACCTTGTGCGGATGGTCGGCTGGCTCATTCCATTGCTTACGCCTTACGGATTCCGTTCAGTTCAGTGCGTCGCCGGAGCCATGCCGGAGCCATGTTTGATGTTGAAAATACCGTCAACCGATGGGTCAAAACAGAACATCGGCGTTATCGCGAGTCCATCCCTAACGCTGTCAGCCAAGACACCCGTTATCTCAAGGTTGTGACCTATCACTTCAGCTCCTTGGATCCAAGCCATCAGGGCTGTGCTGCCCATGGAAGTGATGACAAATTGGCTGCCTCCGCTGGATATCAGCGACTGCTTGATTTCCGACAAGCTGTTGAAAATAGCTTTTGTTGTGGTGCTTCCGTTGATTTGTTATTGATTGGACTCGATACCGATACCGATGCAATCAGGGTTCATCCACCCGCAAGCGATAGTTCAACTCAGTTGGATCGTTGGGTGTCAGCTCAAGATCTGTATGAGGCAACGTCAACGATGTCTCCCGATCAAGCCTTGATTCAAATCGCTGAAGCTGTTGAATCTGGTGCTCCCGGGGCGATGGACTCGGGAATGGTGTCTTTATTGTCTCGCTTATTGGCCAATAATATTTCTCAAATTGATTATGTATCTGAGCTTCATGGTGGTCCCTATCCAGATGCTGGCCATGCGGAACGTTTTATTGGTGTAGGAATCGGTTTTAAAGAAGTTCATTTACGAAATCTCACTTATTTTGCCCACCTAGATACCGTCGAAGAAGGGGCTCCAGATTTGGACGTTGGCGTGAAAATTTTCAAAGGTTTAAATGTTTTGCATGATCTACCTATCCCCGTTGTAATCCGTTTTGATTACTCCAGTTCAGTACCGGGTGCGCGTGAACGAGCGATTTCAGATTGTCAGAGAGTGGATTCGGCTATTGCGAATCGATACCCAGATCTCGTTGGTGATGGTTTAATTCATACCTGTTTAACCATCCGAGATCGAAGTCAAACTTC
- a CDS encoding BMC domain-containing protein, giving the protein MANETMGIALGMIETRGLVPAIEAADAMTKAAEVRLIGREFVGGGYVTVLVRGETGAVNAAVRAGADACERVGDGLVAAHIIARPHREVEPALGNGNFLGQKD; this is encoded by the coding sequence ATGGCTAACGAAACCATGGGTATCGCTCTCGGCATGATCGAGACACGCGGCCTGGTCCCAGCGATCGAAGCAGCTGATGCAATGACCAAGGCTGCTGAAGTGCGCCTGATTGGTCGTGAATTCGTCGGCGGTGGCTACGTCACAGTTTTGGTGCGTGGCGAAACAGGTGCTGTGAACGCAGCTGTGCGTGCAGGTGCAGACGCTTGCGAACGTGTTGGCGACGGCCTCGTGGCGGCGCACATCATTGCTCGCCCTCACCGCGAAGTTGAGCCAGCACTCGGCAACGGCAACTTCCTCGGACAGAAGGACTGA
- a CDS encoding CsoS2 family carboxysome shell protein → MARLSSRELALERRKALTTAGKKASVAVSAGANRVRSADDARKTRTNADPIPAARSQAATPVATQRPKHQSLTASSSSHRSRVKPVSHPSRELVVARREALSRRGKSADTTKDRNRAEVARKTATTTSTTAPSVSQKDCGCGGSAAAETPTRLSRQAVSVDLSTKSSSRRSKAPKRRAIDNPSRALVLARREAMSKHGKTAGKQPTSAAAVARQANPDLTSRELAQQVRELRAKSGARSKQSAGVTRPTGPNRNGSKQAASADAHWKVGESETTGGQTVTGTQANRSVKTTGNEASTCRSITGTEYLGAEVFQTFCQSAPTPTTPAKVRVSATTHGNRVTGNEVGRSEKVTGDEPGTCKSVTGTEYISANQSAAYCGGTTPSPRKVGHSKSQQGRPISGVMVGQSSNVTGNEAGANRSLTGDQYLGSDPLPEGRPATKVGLSETLSGTGVTGTLVGRSSAVTGDEFGSCHRVTGNQYLSSEQFSTFCGSKQEAEAPKVGFSVTNRNLVVSGTQTGRSERVTGDEPGTCKAVTGTPYAGLEQAGNYCGNSAVQAIRERTPVRPGTPSSPMTGLQPGIGGVMTGGERGACEAVTGTPYIGADQLSSACGAEAPLGTETHGQSPEGSSWTRFSVVSPARAAQQQREISKGVTGTAYEDSSRITGPFDLAGGKITGTEQFRFDNREFQERHSQSKGQRQFQPTTPEVEVAVQEPASRVTGEGSSTKVTGDDWDRGEHVTGTEGVSARRRNPSRSGGREAMPPFERKRNEQSEWPESRVTGSSGSTSKGSLITVSGGARG, encoded by the coding sequence ATGGCAAGACTTTCTAGTCGCGAACTAGCACTCGAGCGCCGTAAGGCCCTCACGACTGCTGGCAAAAAGGCATCCGTTGCTGTTTCAGCAGGTGCGAATCGCGTTCGGTCGGCCGACGATGCCCGTAAGACGCGCACCAACGCAGATCCAATTCCGGCAGCTCGTTCTCAAGCCGCAACCCCCGTCGCTACTCAGCGACCAAAACATCAATCACTGACCGCTTCTTCCAGTTCCCATCGTTCTCGGGTGAAACCTGTCAGTCACCCAAGTCGTGAGCTCGTGGTGGCTCGCAGAGAAGCCCTTTCACGTCGTGGGAAATCAGCAGATACCACTAAAGATAGAAATCGAGCTGAGGTCGCTCGCAAAACAGCGACAACAACATCCACAACAGCCCCCTCAGTCAGCCAGAAAGATTGTGGTTGTGGAGGTAGTGCTGCAGCTGAAACACCAACTCGTTTGAGTCGTCAGGCCGTATCTGTTGACCTCTCAACCAAGAGTTCCTCCCGCCGCAGCAAGGCTCCAAAGCGACGTGCCATCGATAATCCCAGCCGCGCTCTCGTGTTAGCCCGTCGTGAAGCGATGTCTAAACATGGGAAGACAGCCGGTAAACAACCCACAAGCGCTGCTGCGGTAGCCCGTCAGGCGAATCCTGATCTCACCAGCCGGGAGCTGGCTCAGCAAGTGCGTGAGCTGCGTGCGAAGTCCGGAGCTCGTAGCAAGCAAAGCGCCGGAGTCACACGTCCAACAGGCCCGAATCGCAACGGATCCAAGCAAGCCGCCTCCGCTGATGCTCACTGGAAGGTCGGTGAGTCAGAGACCACTGGAGGTCAGACCGTGACCGGTACTCAGGCGAATCGTTCTGTCAAGACGACGGGCAACGAAGCCAGCACATGTCGTTCGATTACTGGCACTGAATATCTCGGTGCTGAGGTGTTCCAGACCTTCTGTCAGAGCGCTCCAACACCAACGACCCCTGCCAAGGTTCGTGTGTCTGCCACCACCCATGGCAATCGGGTCACAGGTAATGAAGTTGGCCGCTCGGAGAAAGTGACTGGGGATGAGCCCGGCACCTGCAAAAGCGTGACAGGTACTGAATACATCTCGGCGAATCAAAGCGCTGCCTATTGCGGTGGCACGACCCCATCACCTCGGAAAGTTGGTCACAGCAAAAGCCAACAGGGCAGACCCATTAGTGGTGTCATGGTTGGCCAGTCCTCCAATGTCACTGGTAACGAGGCCGGTGCAAACCGCAGCCTGACGGGTGATCAATATCTCGGGTCTGATCCTTTGCCCGAAGGACGCCCAGCCACCAAGGTTGGTTTATCCGAAACTCTTTCTGGTACAGGTGTTACTGGCACTCTTGTTGGCCGGTCATCGGCGGTAACTGGTGATGAATTTGGTTCTTGCCACCGCGTCACTGGCAATCAGTACCTGAGTTCTGAACAGTTCTCTACTTTCTGTGGTTCCAAGCAAGAAGCAGAAGCTCCCAAAGTTGGTTTCAGCGTCACCAACCGCAACCTTGTAGTGAGTGGAACCCAAACTGGACGGTCGGAGCGTGTAACAGGAGACGAACCCGGTACGTGCAAAGCCGTGACGGGGACTCCCTACGCAGGTCTCGAGCAAGCCGGCAATTACTGCGGAAACTCAGCGGTTCAGGCGATCCGCGAACGGACTCCTGTCCGCCCCGGGACACCTTCCTCCCCAATGACAGGCCTGCAACCAGGCATTGGAGGGGTGATGACAGGCGGCGAACGCGGCGCTTGTGAAGCCGTAACAGGTACGCCTTATATCGGTGCTGATCAGCTCTCATCTGCTTGTGGTGCTGAGGCACCTCTAGGAACAGAGACGCATGGTCAATCGCCAGAAGGGTCGAGCTGGACTCGATTCAGCGTGGTTTCTCCTGCCCGGGCTGCGCAGCAACAGCGTGAGATCAGCAAAGGTGTTACCGGCACGGCTTACGAAGACAGCAGCCGCATAACAGGCCCTTTTGATTTGGCCGGTGGCAAAATCACCGGCACGGAACAATTCCGATTCGATAATCGCGAATTTCAGGAGCGTCACAGCCAAAGCAAAGGCCAGCGTCAATTTCAACCCACCACCCCTGAGGTTGAAGTCGCTGTGCAGGAACCAGCCTCCCGGGTCACCGGAGAAGGCTCTTCCACCAAAGTTACAGGTGACGACTGGGATCGGGGCGAGCATGTGACGGGTACGGAAGGCGTCTCCGCGCGTCGTCGTAATCCAAGCCGCTCCGGTGGGAGGGAAGCTATGCCTCCGTTCGAACGAAAGCGCAACGAGCAGTCTGAATGGCCTGAAAGTCGTGTGACGGGTTCCAGTGGCAGTACCTCAAAGGGTTCACTGATTACCGTCTCCGGCGGAGCGCGGGGCTGA
- a CDS encoding ribulose bisphosphate carboxylase small subunit, which produces MPFQSTVGDYQTVATLETFGFLPPMTQDEIYDQIAYIIAQGWSPLVEHVHPSNSMATYWSYWKLPFFGEKDLNVVVSELEACHRAYPDHHVRIVGYDAYTQGQGSCFVVFEGR; this is translated from the coding sequence ATGCCTTTTCAGAGCACCGTGGGTGACTACCAAACAGTCGCCACCCTGGAGACATTCGGCTTCCTTCCGCCGATGACCCAGGACGAGATCTATGACCAGATCGCTTACATCATTGCCCAAGGTTGGAGCCCGCTCGTTGAGCACGTCCATCCTTCCAATTCCATGGCCACTTACTGGTCCTATTGGAAGCTCCCGTTCTTCGGTGAGAAGGATCTCAACGTTGTTGTGAGTGAACTCGAGGCTTGCCATCGTGCATACCCCGACCATCACGTTCGCATCGTTGGCTACGACGCCTACACCCAGGGCCAAGGTTCCTGCTTCGTGGTTTTCGAAGGACGCTGA
- a CDS encoding form I ribulose bisphosphate carboxylase large subunit: protein MSKKYDAGVKEYRDTYWTPDYVPLDTDLLACFKCTGQEGVPKEEVAAAVAAESSTGTWSTVWSELLTDLDFYKGRCYRIEDVPGDKEAFYAFIAYPLDLFEEGSITNVLTSLVGNVFGFKALRHLRLEDIRFPIAFIKCCAGPPNGIAVERDRMNKYGRPLLGCTIKPKLGLSGKNYGRVVYECLRGGLDFTKDDENINSQPFQRWQNRFEFVAEAIKIAEQETGERKGHYLNVTANTPEEMYERAEFAKELNQPIIMHDFITGGFTANTGLSKWCRANGMLLHIHRAMHAVIDRHPKHGIHFRVLAKCLRLSGGDQLHTGTVVGKLEGDRQTTLGYIDQLRESFVPEDRSRGNFFDQDWGSMPGVFAVASGGIHVWHMPALVAIFGDDSVLQFGGGTHGHPWGSAAGAAANRVALEACVKARNAGREIEKESRDILMEAGKHSPELAIALETWKEIKFEFDTVDKHDVQ from the coding sequence ATGAGCAAGAAGTACGACGCTGGCGTCAAGGAGTACAGGGACACTTACTGGACTCCCGATTACGTTCCCCTAGACACCGACCTGCTGGCCTGCTTTAAGTGCACCGGCCAAGAAGGTGTCCCCAAAGAAGAAGTTGCAGCTGCTGTTGCCGCTGAATCTTCAACTGGTACCTGGTCCACTGTGTGGTCCGAGCTCCTCACCGATCTCGACTTCTACAAAGGGCGTTGCTATCGCATCGAAGACGTTCCTGGTGACAAGGAAGCCTTCTATGCCTTCATCGCTTACCCCCTCGACTTGTTCGAAGAGGGTTCAATCACCAACGTTCTGACCTCTCTGGTCGGCAACGTGTTCGGATTCAAAGCTCTGCGCCACCTGCGTCTGGAAGACATTCGCTTCCCGATTGCCTTCATCAAGTGCTGCGCAGGCCCGCCAAACGGTATTGCCGTTGAGCGTGACCGGATGAACAAGTACGGCCGCCCTCTTCTGGGTTGCACCATCAAGCCAAAGCTTGGCTTGAGCGGTAAGAACTACGGCCGTGTTGTCTATGAGTGCCTTCGCGGCGGTCTGGACTTCACCAAAGACGACGAGAACATCAACTCTCAGCCTTTCCAGCGCTGGCAGAACCGCTTCGAATTCGTTGCGGAAGCCATCAAGATTGCTGAACAGGAAACGGGCGAGCGCAAGGGTCACTACCTCAACGTGACTGCTAACACTCCCGAAGAGATGTATGAGCGCGCTGAGTTCGCTAAAGAACTCAATCAGCCGATCATCATGCACGACTTCATCACTGGTGGCTTTACAGCCAACACTGGTTTGTCGAAGTGGTGCCGCGCCAACGGCATGTTGCTGCACATTCACCGTGCCATGCACGCTGTGATTGACCGTCACCCCAAGCACGGCATTCACTTCCGCGTTCTCGCTAAGTGTTTGCGCTTGTCAGGTGGTGACCAACTCCACACCGGCACCGTGGTCGGCAAGTTGGAAGGTGATCGTCAGACCACCCTCGGCTATATCGACCAACTCCGCGAATCCTTCGTTCCTGAAGATCGCAGCCGCGGCAACTTCTTCGATCAGGACTGGGGTTCCATGCCTGGTGTGTTCGCCGTTGCTTCCGGCGGTATCCACGTTTGGCACATGCCAGCACTGGTTGCCATCTTCGGAGACGACTCCGTCCTTCAGTTTGGTGGTGGTACCCACGGTCACCCCTGGGGCTCCGCAGCTGGTGCTGCTGCCAACCGTGTGGCCCTCGAGGCCTGCGTCAAGGCACGCAACGCGGGTCGTGAGATCGAGAAAGAAAGCCGCGACATCCTTATGGAAGCCGGTAAGCACAGCCCTGAGCTGGCCATCGCTCTCGAGACCTGGAAGGAGATCAAGTTTGAGTTCGACACCGTCGACAAGCACGACGTTCAGTGA